The proteins below are encoded in one region of Amycolatopsis magusensis:
- a CDS encoding branched-chain amino acid ABC transporter permease — translation MLQGALAGLAAGGLYAVLAVCLTLMSRLVRVVNFAQSATGMFGCYVAVFLSVQFGLPTWLATVAGILLGGSLSALLGWIVSTWLAEADTGTRSAVTVAVLLLLISLSFILFGNKPQPFHPILDGPAFTAGGVVISQVTVVTVVLAVLVALASRLVLTRTSAGVELRALSERPTTAELLGIPAKRLSVAVWAVTGVISTLVISIVAPSQSNDATSLAMLVVPAAAAALLGGFRRLDLAVAGGLVLGLIQGAAAQVDGLSVVRYFLPFGVIVALLLWSQRKEVWDAAR, via the coding sequence ATGCTGCAGGGAGCGCTGGCCGGCCTGGCCGCCGGCGGGCTGTACGCGGTGCTGGCGGTCTGCCTGACGCTGATGTCGCGCCTGGTGCGGGTGGTGAACTTCGCCCAGTCGGCGACCGGCATGTTCGGCTGCTACGTGGCGGTGTTCCTGTCCGTCCAGTTCGGACTGCCGACCTGGCTGGCCACGGTCGCGGGCATCCTGCTCGGCGGGTCGCTCAGCGCGCTGCTCGGCTGGATCGTCTCCACCTGGCTCGCCGAGGCCGACACCGGCACCCGGTCGGCGGTCACCGTGGCGGTGCTGCTCCTGCTGATCTCGTTGTCGTTCATCCTGTTCGGCAACAAGCCGCAGCCGTTCCACCCGATCCTCGACGGGCCCGCGTTCACCGCGGGCGGGGTGGTGATCAGCCAGGTCACCGTGGTCACCGTGGTGCTGGCCGTCCTGGTCGCGCTGGCCAGCAGGCTGGTGCTGACCCGGACCTCGGCCGGGGTGGAGCTGCGGGCGCTGTCCGAGCGCCCGACCACCGCCGAACTACTGGGCATCCCGGCGAAACGGCTGAGCGTGGCGGTGTGGGCGGTCACCGGGGTGATCAGCACGCTGGTGATCTCGATCGTGGCGCCGTCGCAGTCCAACGACGCGACCTCGCTGGCGATGCTGGTGGTGCCCGCCGCCGCGGCCGCGCTGCTCGGCGGGTTCCGCCGCCTGGACCTCGCGGTCGCCGGTGGGCTGGTGCTGGGCCTGATCCAGGGCGCGGCCGCGCAGGTCGACGGGCTGTCCGTGGTGCGTTATTTCCTGCCGTTCGGCGTGATCGTCGCGCTGCTGCTGTGGTCGCAGCGCAAGGAGGTGTGGGATGCGGCTCGTTGA
- a CDS encoding ABC transporter substrate-binding protein, with translation MNTGRRLGALLAGVVLTAAGCAGAESGSGGPIVVGSVNALSGAATFPEASQAAKAVFDAANASGGVNGRQIEYKALDDKGDPAAAAAAAREIVDGDEAVALVGSSSLIECEINTEYYEQQKILSVPGIGVDPACFTSPNIGPVNVGPFHDMTLSLLYGSEVLGLTDICALLEIAGNTLPSYQAAIDEWSAITGKKLKYLDSTVPYGGSDYTSYIVKARNAGCKAITVNPVEPDSIGQLKAAQAQGWTDVTWLLLTSVYSENYAKAISNAGAGVYVPAEFYPFTDAGSSQNREWRELMTRNGIPLTSFSQGGYLAAKYFLDVLRGITGEVTRESVTRALREMQPISDPMVGTPYVFGPGDTHHANTAGWPIKLASGTNRWELAAEDWLRIPARN, from the coding sequence GTGAACACCGGGCGGCGCCTGGGCGCGCTCCTGGCCGGGGTGGTGCTGACGGCGGCGGGCTGCGCCGGGGCGGAAAGCGGTTCGGGCGGCCCGATCGTGGTCGGCTCGGTTAACGCGCTCAGCGGTGCGGCCACCTTCCCCGAGGCTTCCCAGGCGGCGAAGGCGGTTTTCGACGCGGCCAACGCCAGTGGTGGCGTGAACGGCAGGCAGATCGAGTACAAGGCGCTCGACGACAAGGGCGATCCGGCGGCGGCCGCCGCGGCGGCACGCGAGATCGTCGACGGCGACGAAGCGGTGGCGCTGGTCGGCTCGTCCAGCCTGATCGAATGCGAGATCAACACCGAGTACTACGAGCAGCAGAAGATCCTGTCCGTGCCGGGCATCGGCGTGGACCCGGCGTGCTTCACCAGCCCCAACATCGGCCCGGTCAACGTCGGGCCGTTCCACGACATGACGCTGAGCCTGCTCTACGGCTCGGAAGTGCTGGGGCTCACCGACATCTGCGCGCTGCTGGAGATCGCGGGCAACACGCTGCCGTCCTACCAGGCAGCCATCGACGAGTGGTCGGCGATCACCGGCAAGAAGCTCAAGTACCTCGACTCGACCGTGCCCTACGGCGGGTCCGACTACACCTCCTACATCGTCAAGGCCCGCAACGCCGGGTGCAAGGCGATCACCGTCAACCCAGTGGAGCCGGATTCGATCGGGCAGCTCAAGGCCGCGCAGGCGCAGGGGTGGACCGACGTCACCTGGCTGCTGCTGACCAGCGTCTACAGCGAGAACTACGCCAAGGCCATCTCGAACGCCGGTGCCGGGGTGTACGTGCCCGCCGAGTTCTACCCGTTCACCGACGCGGGCAGCTCGCAGAACCGGGAGTGGCGCGAGCTGATGACCAGGAACGGCATCCCGCTGACCTCGTTCAGCCAGGGCGGTTACCTGGCCGCGAAGTACTTCCTCGACGTGCTCCGGGGCATCACCGGCGAGGTCACCCGCGAATCGGTGACCAGGGCGCTGCGGGAGATGCAGCCGATCAGCGACCCGATGGTCGGCACGCCGTACGTGTTCGGCCCCGGCGACACCCACCACGCCAACACCGCGGGCTGGCCGATCAAGCTCGCCTCCGGCACCAACCGCTGGGAACTGGCGGCCGAAGACTGGCTGCGCATCCCCGCGCGCAACTAG
- a CDS encoding nuclear transport factor 2 family protein, whose amino-acid sequence MSNVDIIAAHYDASDRGDLAGMLAPLGQETTWTEAAGFPYAGTYVGPEEVREHVFDAIARDWEGYTFTLEELLDAGDAVIGLGSYRGKHRRTGRSFTARVAHVWKFDGGKLAAFEQIVDSAPVARAAEDR is encoded by the coding sequence ATGTCCAATGTAGACATCATCGCCGCGCACTACGACGCGAGCGATCGTGGTGACCTGGCCGGCATGCTGGCGCCGCTCGGCCAGGAGACCACCTGGACCGAGGCGGCCGGCTTCCCCTACGCCGGCACGTACGTCGGTCCCGAGGAGGTCCGGGAACACGTCTTCGACGCCATCGCGCGGGACTGGGAGGGCTACACCTTCACCCTCGAAGAACTGCTCGACGCGGGCGACGCGGTCATCGGACTGGGCTCGTACCGGGGAAAGCACCGCCGGACCGGGCGCTCGTTCACCGCACGCGTCGCCCACGTGTGGAAGTTCGACGGCGGCAAGCTCGCCGCCTTCGAGCAGATCGTCGACTCCGCACCCGTGGCGCGCGCGGCGGAGGACCGGTGA
- a CDS encoding MoaF C-terminal domain-containing protein, translating into MPEPEEQWRTYDEFAAGIATYRLPAADLSGRELTVTLDDGTALALRFDDAGTVTCNGVPDPYDAVAVRDDVFFVNLPHSSVEGEALTVVFSTTTHRALAVRSVIGAEDVEGVPRVSQTFWAGTTDAGTPTGEEPGPSRDLIGKRNLYRYSPEHLYEHVYMSSQRYAWQCLEGVQRGHGDMDLSTVWKFQDGLYLFCFREFRIAVASVWLHDLGYALRTTGVFLGLTGDGRSEHSRAGGHIYPLGAVAYPDAQPV; encoded by the coding sequence ATGCCCGAACCAGAGGAACAATGGCGTACCTATGACGAGTTCGCCGCAGGCATAGCCACCTACCGCCTGCCGGCCGCGGACCTGTCGGGCCGCGAACTGACCGTCACCCTCGACGACGGCACCGCGCTCGCGTTGCGCTTCGACGACGCGGGAACCGTCACCTGCAACGGGGTTCCGGACCCGTACGACGCGGTCGCCGTGCGCGACGACGTCTTCTTCGTGAACCTGCCCCATTCCAGTGTGGAGGGTGAGGCGCTCACCGTCGTCTTCTCGACGACCACGCACCGCGCGCTGGCCGTGCGTTCGGTCATCGGCGCCGAGGACGTCGAAGGCGTTCCCCGGGTCTCCCAGACGTTCTGGGCGGGCACCACCGACGCGGGCACGCCGACCGGCGAGGAACCCGGGCCGTCACGCGACCTCATCGGCAAGCGCAATCTCTACCGGTACAGCCCGGAACACCTCTACGAGCACGTGTACATGTCCTCGCAGCGCTACGCCTGGCAGTGCCTCGAAGGCGTGCAGCGCGGCCACGGCGACATGGACCTGTCGACGGTGTGGAAGTTCCAGGACGGGCTCTACCTGTTCTGCTTCCGCGAGTTCCGCATCGCCGTGGCCAGCGTGTGGTTGCACGACCTCGGCTACGCCCTGCGCACCACCGGCGTCTTCCTCGGGCTCACCGGCGACGGGCGGTCCGAGCACTCCCGCGCGGGCGGGCACATCTACCCACTCGGCGCGGTCGCCTACCCCGACGCGCAACCGGTCTGA
- a CDS encoding helix-turn-helix domain-containing protein gives MTTAADPTTTLLARDFTDFRTVVSQSFVPLQVTSDHRDHFRGRIRSCGADEIQLSEVTASAHVVERTPELIARADRHYYKLSLILSGTGLLVQDDRQAVLRPGDVALYDTHRPYSLVFEEDFRTLVVMFPQRLIDLPRDLVGQLTAVRMSGKRGMGNVVVPFLAQLGTNLDQLGGPAGVRLAHTAVDLLATLFATELDLARATAGPRHELMRRVLAYIDANLSSTDLGPAQIAAEHYISTRHLHGLFHEQGTTVSGWIRTRRLEHCRRELLDPVHATRPVAAIAAKWGFVDAPHFSRVFKTEFGRSPSELRRGLTVSDRFLPPSA, from the coding sequence GTGACCACTGCCGCCGACCCGACCACCACGCTCCTCGCGCGCGACTTCACCGACTTCCGCACGGTGGTGTCGCAGTCGTTCGTCCCGTTGCAGGTGACCAGCGACCACCGCGACCACTTCCGCGGCCGCATCCGCTCCTGCGGCGCCGACGAGATCCAGCTGTCCGAGGTGACCGCCTCCGCGCACGTGGTCGAGCGCACGCCCGAGCTGATCGCCAGGGCCGACCGGCACTACTACAAGCTGAGCCTGATCCTGTCCGGGACCGGGCTGCTGGTGCAGGACGACCGCCAGGCCGTGCTCCGCCCCGGTGACGTGGCGCTCTACGACACGCACCGCCCGTACTCGCTGGTGTTCGAGGAGGACTTCCGCACGCTGGTGGTGATGTTCCCGCAGCGGCTGATCGACCTGCCCCGCGACCTGGTCGGCCAGCTCACCGCGGTCCGCATGTCCGGCAAGCGCGGCATGGGCAACGTGGTGGTGCCGTTCCTCGCCCAGCTCGGCACCAACCTCGACCAGCTCGGCGGCCCGGCGGGCGTCCGGCTCGCGCACACCGCGGTGGACCTGCTCGCCACTCTCTTCGCCACCGAACTCGATCTGGCGCGGGCCACCGCGGGCCCGCGCCACGAGCTGATGCGCCGGGTGCTCGCCTACATCGACGCGAACCTGTCGTCCACCGACCTCGGCCCGGCGCAGATCGCCGCCGAGCACTACATCTCCACCCGGCACCTGCACGGGTTGTTCCACGAGCAGGGCACCACGGTCTCCGGCTGGATCCGCACCCGGCGCCTGGAGCACTGCCGCCGCGAACTGCTCGACCCGGTGCACGCCACGCGCCCGGTGGCGGCCATCGCGGCGAAGTGGGGCTTCGTCGACGCCCCGCACTTCAGCCGGGTGTTCAAGACCGAGTTCGGCCGCTCGCCGAGCGAGCTGCGCCGCGGGTTGACCGTGAGCGATCGGTTCTTGCCGCCCAGCGCGTGA
- a CDS encoding Lrp/AsnC family transcriptional regulator gives MVIDELDRRIVGALQLNGRAPWSAIARWAGASETTVQRRFTALHERGLVHVVGVVDLDRTAAGSSMLVRVQAQPGKGWELAEQLAARPEARFLAVVTGTADLIVDFVAHDNDELLRLLFTDLPGAELIAGTDSVAVIRTFTTAPLWDTGLLPPEAAEDLRPAHQPPYERADWGAPPRPPSELERAVAEELAADGRLPISTIARRLSRSESSVARALDRLLATGSLQFRTLVEPALLGYDVEFMLWLSIHPGKLNEAGRCLARHPGTKFLAASTGRFNLVGQMVLPGTADLFRYTDEVIGRLPGLTASDVTLHLATLKRAWTRVDRFR, from the coding sequence ATGGTGATCGACGAACTGGACCGGCGCATCGTCGGCGCGCTCCAGCTCAACGGCCGGGCGCCGTGGAGTGCGATCGCGCGCTGGGCCGGGGCGAGTGAGACGACCGTGCAGCGCCGGTTCACCGCGCTGCACGAGCGCGGGCTGGTGCACGTGGTCGGCGTGGTCGACCTCGACCGCACCGCCGCGGGGTCCTCGATGCTGGTGCGGGTGCAGGCCCAGCCGGGCAAGGGCTGGGAGCTGGCCGAGCAGCTGGCCGCCCGGCCGGAGGCGCGGTTCCTGGCCGTGGTCACCGGCACCGCCGACCTGATCGTCGACTTCGTCGCGCACGACAACGACGAACTGCTGCGCCTGCTGTTCACCGACCTCCCCGGCGCCGAACTGATCGCCGGGACGGACAGCGTGGCGGTCATCCGCACCTTCACCACCGCGCCCCTGTGGGACACCGGCCTGCTGCCGCCGGAAGCCGCCGAGGACCTGCGCCCGGCACACCAGCCGCCGTACGAGCGGGCGGACTGGGGTGCGCCGCCGCGGCCGCCGAGCGAGCTGGAACGCGCGGTCGCCGAGGAACTCGCGGCCGACGGCAGGCTGCCGATCAGCACCATCGCGCGGCGGCTGTCCCGCAGCGAGTCCAGTGTGGCCAGAGCGCTGGACCGGCTGCTGGCCACCGGCAGCCTGCAGTTCCGCACCCTGGTCGAGCCGGCGCTGCTCGGGTACGACGTGGAGTTCATGCTCTGGCTGTCGATCCACCCCGGCAAGCTCAACGAGGCCGGGCGCTGCCTGGCCCGGCACCCGGGCACCAAGTTCCTGGCCGCCTCCACCGGGCGGTTCAACCTGGTCGGCCAGATGGTGCTGCCCGGCACCGCCGACCTGTTCCGCTACACCGACGAGGTGATCGGCAGGCTGCCCGGCCTGACCGCCTCCGACGTCACCCTCCACCTGGCCACGCTGAAGCGCGCGTGGACCAGGGTCGACCGTTTCCGCTGA
- a CDS encoding polysaccharide deacetylase family protein, translating into MDTQPWQWPEQTWRGHVEAVRAGRRLVPQTWPGGARAAVALSFDSDHETIPLRDGETSPGRLAQGEYGARVGAGRVLELLAEHGIPATFFMPAVSALLHPAEAKDYANGPHEIGVHGWIHERNALLSEEDELDLTRRSLDTLAELTGMRPTGIRTPSWDFSSSTLDIIRELGFAYDSSLMADDEPYEIVAGGEPTGLVEIPVDWIRDDAPYFTMDRFGSVRPYTRPRDVLEIWIDEFDAAYRAGGVFQLTLHPHVIGHRSRLVVLRELIDHIRGHRDVWFTTHAGLAAAVRETPGGTA; encoded by the coding sequence ATGGACACCCAGCCCTGGCAGTGGCCGGAGCAGACCTGGCGCGGCCACGTCGAAGCGGTGCGCGCCGGAAGGCGCCTCGTACCGCAGACGTGGCCGGGTGGCGCACGGGCCGCGGTCGCGCTCTCGTTCGACTCCGACCACGAGACGATCCCGTTGCGGGACGGGGAAACCAGCCCGGGACGGCTGGCGCAGGGGGAGTACGGCGCCCGCGTCGGCGCCGGGCGCGTGCTGGAACTGCTGGCCGAGCACGGCATCCCGGCCACCTTCTTCATGCCCGCGGTCTCGGCACTGCTGCACCCGGCCGAGGCCAAGGACTACGCGAACGGCCCGCACGAGATCGGCGTGCACGGCTGGATCCACGAGCGGAACGCACTGCTGTCCGAAGAGGACGAACTCGACCTGACCCGCCGGTCGCTGGACACCCTCGCCGAGCTGACCGGTATGCGCCCGACCGGCATCCGCACCCCGTCGTGGGACTTCTCTTCGTCCACTCTGGACATCATCAGGGAGCTCGGCTTCGCCTACGACTCCTCGCTGATGGCCGACGACGAGCCGTACGAGATCGTCGCCGGTGGCGAGCCGACCGGCCTGGTGGAGATCCCGGTCGACTGGATCAGGGACGACGCGCCCTACTTCACCATGGACCGCTTCGGCTCGGTGCGGCCCTACACCCGCCCGCGCGACGTGCTGGAGATCTGGATCGACGAGTTCGACGCGGCCTACCGCGCGGGCGGGGTGTTCCAGCTGACCCTGCACCCGCACGTGATCGGCCACCGCTCACGCCTGGTCGTGCTGCGGGAGCTGATCGACCACATCCGCGGCCACCGCGACGTCTGGTTCACCACGCACGCCGGCCTCGCCGCCGCCGTGCGCGAAACCCCCGGAGGCACCGCATGA
- a CDS encoding MFS transporter, producing MTTVNPTGTKLSPRQRKAIVAGTIGNTVEWVDWALYSIFAKIISVEFFPGGDETVALLSTLAVFAVGFVMRPVGAAVLGAYADRHGRKKGLTLTVGLMAGASFIIALTPNYGMIGVLAPVILLIARLLQGFSAGGEFGSSSAFLVESAARGRRAFAGSWQQVSVGGGVLIASLLGTIATSTLDEQDLHGWGWRVAFVLGGLLGLVGLWLRISVEETDSFTNTAGRRRVNPLKAMFTEHPGAALRVAGITIAGTLTYYIWVNYLPTYANITTGIPLSQALLSQTLCLVVFVVLLPFAGLVSDRFGRKLTLGVFAGGFVVLAWPMLHLLDNSFLSVFLVQLTGMLFLLGYSANCAVIMAEQFPPEVRATGIALPYALAVAVFGGTAPYVTTWLNEIGHRDLLWLYVSGSALISLVVYLTMPETKDKEFD from the coding sequence ATGACCACCGTGAACCCGACGGGCACGAAGCTGAGCCCCCGGCAGCGCAAGGCGATCGTCGCCGGCACCATCGGCAACACGGTCGAATGGGTGGACTGGGCGCTGTACTCGATCTTCGCCAAGATCATCTCGGTCGAGTTCTTCCCCGGCGGCGACGAGACCGTGGCGCTGCTGTCGACGCTGGCGGTCTTCGCGGTCGGGTTCGTGATGCGCCCGGTCGGCGCCGCGGTGCTCGGTGCCTACGCCGACCGGCACGGCCGCAAGAAGGGCCTGACGCTGACCGTCGGGCTGATGGCCGGTGCCTCGTTCATCATCGCGCTCACCCCGAACTACGGCATGATCGGCGTGCTCGCGCCGGTCATCCTGCTGATCGCCCGGCTGCTGCAGGGTTTCTCCGCGGGCGGCGAATTCGGTTCCTCGTCGGCGTTCCTGGTCGAATCGGCGGCCCGCGGCCGCCGGGCGTTCGCCGGGTCGTGGCAGCAGGTGTCGGTCGGCGGCGGGGTGCTGATCGCCTCGCTGCTCGGCACCATCGCGACGTCCACATTGGACGAGCAGGACCTGCACGGCTGGGGCTGGCGGGTGGCCTTCGTGCTCGGCGGGCTGCTCGGCCTGGTCGGGCTGTGGCTGCGGATCTCGGTGGAGGAAACCGATTCGTTCACCAACACCGCGGGGCGCCGCCGCGTCAACCCGCTCAAGGCGATGTTCACCGAGCACCCCGGTGCCGCGCTGCGGGTCGCCGGCATCACCATCGCCGGCACCCTGACCTACTACATCTGGGTCAACTACCTGCCCACCTACGCCAACATCACCACCGGCATCCCGCTGTCGCAGGCCCTGCTCTCGCAGACGCTGTGCCTGGTCGTGTTCGTGGTGCTGCTGCCCTTCGCCGGGCTGGTGTCGGACCGGTTCGGCCGCAAGCTCACGCTCGGCGTGTTCGCCGGTGGTTTCGTGGTGCTGGCGTGGCCGATGCTGCACCTGCTGGACAACAGCTTCCTCAGCGTGTTCCTGGTGCAGCTGACCGGGATGCTGTTCCTGCTCGGGTATTCGGCCAACTGCGCGGTGATCATGGCCGAGCAGTTCCCGCCGGAGGTGCGGGCCACCGGCATCGCCCTGCCGTACGCGCTGGCGGTCGCGGTGTTCGGCGGGACCGCGCCGTACGTGACCACCTGGCTCAACGAAATCGGCCACCGCGACCTGCTGTGGCTCTACGTCTCCGGGTCGGCGCTGATCTCGCTGGTGGTCTACCTGACCATGCCGGAGACCAAGGACAAGGAGTTCGACTGA
- a CDS encoding SDR family NAD(P)-dependent oxidoreductase gives MHVLVTGAARGIGRAIAEEFAGATLSLADLDGSLIPESLGFAITADLTGPAAPEEVVDRAWQRNGPIDVLVNAAGRYPSLDMIDVDAAAWDELFALNLRAPVLATAAFARRSAGRGGSVVNISSGAALRARPGGGPYASSKAALEMATRAAALELGPLGIRVNAVSPGFVAVDSDRNPVAPDYAAAVSGNPLGRPGTPADVARAVRWIAGEDASWITGEILRVDGGSSAGAAHLPRLWPPQSVQKGQNA, from the coding sequence ATGCACGTGCTGGTCACCGGCGCGGCCAGGGGGATCGGGCGGGCGATCGCCGAGGAGTTCGCGGGCGCCACGCTCAGCCTCGCCGACCTGGACGGCTCACTCATCCCGGAGTCGCTCGGGTTCGCCATCACCGCCGACCTGACCGGGCCGGCCGCGCCCGAGGAGGTCGTCGACCGGGCGTGGCAGCGCAACGGGCCGATCGACGTGCTGGTGAACGCGGCCGGGCGGTACCCGTCGCTGGACATGATCGACGTGGACGCGGCGGCGTGGGACGAGTTGTTCGCGCTCAACCTCCGCGCCCCGGTACTGGCCACGGCCGCGTTCGCGCGCCGGTCCGCCGGGCGTGGCGGCTCGGTGGTGAACATCTCGTCCGGCGCGGCACTGCGGGCCCGGCCCGGCGGCGGGCCGTATGCCAGCTCGAAGGCCGCGCTGGAAATGGCCACCCGCGCGGCGGCGCTCGAACTCGGGCCGCTCGGCATCCGGGTCAACGCGGTGAGCCCCGGTTTCGTGGCCGTCGACAGCGATCGGAACCCGGTGGCGCCGGACTACGCGGCGGCGGTCTCGGGCAACCCGCTCGGCCGCCCCGGCACGCCCGCGGACGTCGCCCGCGCGGTCCGCTGGATCGCCGGTGAGGACGCTTCGTGGATCACCGGGGAGATCCTGCGCGTGGACGGCGGTTCGAGCGCCGGTGCCGCGCACCTGCCCCGGCTGTGGCCACCCCAGTCCGTCCAGAAAGGACAGAACGCATGA
- a CDS encoding ketopantoate reductase family protein produces the protein MTRASYAVVGGGAIGGTLAFHLAKAGHPVTVVDADAEHVAAIRDDGLTIERDGVRERVAVEAATPDEFDGPLERVLLAVKAQATESAADWIAPRLAEDGYVVSIQNGFNESLLAERIGWPRTVAAFVNIFADRLEPGVIADGGAGALVLGEPGGQPVSPRVSSLVDDLRAWGPAQASDNVEGFLWAKAGFGAMLAATALADDAMADLIDRHHPAIHALGEEVFDVASGLEIRLEAFDAFTPHAFVRGADPTARAAATDHLTAWLRTQPKTRSGIWRDLAVRRRQVEVTTHYATVLAEATRLNVATPVLRAVLDNLRDLEHDPAGMSETRLTTLDTLALS, from the coding sequence ATGACCCGTGCTTCGTACGCGGTGGTCGGCGGCGGTGCGATCGGTGGCACCCTCGCCTTCCACCTGGCCAAGGCCGGGCACCCGGTCACCGTGGTGGACGCCGACGCCGAACACGTGGCGGCGATCCGCGACGACGGGCTGACCATCGAACGCGACGGCGTCCGCGAACGGGTCGCGGTCGAGGCCGCGACGCCCGATGAATTCGACGGGCCGCTCGAGCGGGTGCTGCTCGCGGTGAAGGCGCAGGCCACCGAGAGCGCCGCCGACTGGATCGCGCCGCGACTGGCCGAAGACGGTTACGTGGTGTCGATCCAGAACGGGTTCAACGAGTCGTTGTTGGCGGAGCGGATCGGCTGGCCGCGGACGGTGGCCGCCTTCGTCAACATCTTCGCCGATCGTCTCGAACCCGGGGTCATCGCCGACGGTGGTGCCGGGGCGCTGGTGCTCGGGGAGCCGGGCGGGCAACCGGTGTCGCCGCGGGTGTCTTCGCTGGTCGACGACCTGCGCGCGTGGGGACCGGCCCAGGCCAGCGACAACGTCGAAGGCTTCCTGTGGGCCAAGGCGGGCTTCGGCGCGATGCTCGCCGCGACAGCCTTGGCCGACGACGCCATGGCCGACCTCATCGACCGCCACCACCCGGCGATCCACGCACTCGGCGAGGAGGTCTTCGACGTGGCGAGCGGGCTCGAGATCCGGCTGGAGGCGTTCGACGCCTTCACCCCGCACGCTTTCGTCCGCGGTGCCGACCCCACCGCACGGGCCGCGGCGACCGACCACCTGACCGCCTGGCTGCGCACCCAGCCGAAGACCCGCAGCGGCATCTGGCGCGACCTCGCCGTCCGGCGGCGACAGGTGGAGGTCACCACCCACTACGCCACGGTACTGGCCGAAGCGACCCGCCTGAACGTGGCGACGCCGGTACTGCGTGCCGTCCTGGACAACCTGCGCGACCTGGAACACGACCCCGCAGGCATGTCCGAAACCCGCCTGACCACCCTGGACACCCTCGCCCTCTCCTGA
- a CDS encoding TetR/AcrR family transcriptional regulator encodes MAGQRPPRERMVYSAAQLVRARGVAGTGVRDVVEHAGAPRGSFQHYFPGGKDQLVGEALLWSAEFAASHAAAYSARKPTPAGLFAHLVKQWKDEFTRRGFERGCPVMATAADLAGSDSAVTGQLRVALERWEQAVADQLTRMDLPARRARRLATLMISTLEGAIMAARIRQDVTPLTTVVTELSPLFDQPGAQAPS; translated from the coding sequence ATGGCCGGACAGCGCCCGCCACGTGAACGCATGGTCTACAGCGCGGCGCAACTGGTGCGGGCCCGCGGGGTGGCCGGGACCGGGGTGCGTGACGTGGTCGAGCACGCGGGCGCGCCACGGGGTTCGTTCCAGCACTACTTCCCCGGCGGCAAGGACCAGCTGGTCGGCGAAGCGCTGCTGTGGTCGGCGGAGTTCGCCGCTTCGCACGCCGCCGCCTATTCGGCGCGCAAGCCGACTCCGGCGGGGCTGTTCGCCCACCTGGTCAAGCAGTGGAAGGACGAATTCACCCGGCGCGGCTTCGAACGGGGCTGCCCGGTGATGGCGACCGCCGCCGACCTCGCAGGCAGCGACTCGGCCGTCACCGGGCAACTGCGGGTGGCGCTGGAACGATGGGAACAAGCGGTCGCGGACCAGCTGACCCGGATGGACCTGCCCGCGCGCCGGGCCCGCCGCCTGGCCACCCTGATGATCAGCACCCTGGAAGGCGCCATCATGGCCGCCCGCATCCGGCAGGACGTCACCCCCCTGACCACAGTGGTCACCGAACTCTCCCCCTTGTTCGACCAGCCCGGTGCCCAAGCTCCCTCGTGA